A genomic segment from Geitlerinema sp. PCC 7407 encodes:
- a CDS encoding MHYT domain-containing protein — MVGTYHLELVLLSLAIAVIASYSALDLGGRVRSARSWLRALWLVGGAIAMGSGIWSMHFVAMLAFQLPVAVQYDVTLTLGSLGVAVLASGFGLVLLARPRMDWLVLAGGSLSMGLAIAAMHYLGMAAMGPSVRLTYNAGLVGLSVAIAIGASGAALGLAFQLRQQTEQRLIWYKLGSALVMGVAISGMHYTGMLATCFLAQPGPLPSSSPALAPSLLAVGVGAASLFLLALTLVTSLFEQRLAAQRRREQTLVESENRFRQLIREMQVGVLVLNVAGEIVVANQAVERLLELDLTGQGGKSFQALVSPVWQLLHEDETPFLPEEWPMARAIATGEPVRDVVMGLAPIQGGDRRWLLVHTDPHRDAGGALERLVCTLSDITAEKQAQVALRRSEERFALALEGVNDGIWDWNLSTGEVYYSPRWQQMLGYDTVDLNPSFESFMQLLHPEDRAVILAQIEAYFARQIPIYEVEFRAAHCDGSYRWILARGAALWNDQGVPYRMVGSHTNITDRKLAEVTLCQLIEKERTVARIVQRMSQSLEPAVIFRSMTEELRSALQCDRVLVGRCGPEGSGQIEAEAIAPESPWPPFSRGAIAASLDFSALSRFLLESPGTPAIATLSLATAFPTSCCLIVPILARGQRWGLLIAAEFRGDRRWQETEITLTTQIGNQLGVAIQQAELFAKTQQQSIEVQLAKEAADSANRAKSEFLANMSHELRTPLNAILGFTQLLHRDRSLSAAHREYVEVISRSGASLLDLINDILEMSKIEAGRVFLNEDNFDLYHLIETLEALLSVKAQAKGLELRIERSPRVPQYIKADETKLRQVLTNLLGNAIKFTERGKVVLRLRTENAPAQAGEVLGTGLLLCFEVQDTGPGIALHEQEHLFDVFNQTALGIKSGEGTGLGLPISQRFVQLMGGKISLESEIGQGALFSFVIPVLLADESLVVPLRSPQRRVLALAPDQPPTRILVVEDHPKSRLLLTRMLTAVGFEVHEAENGQEAIAAWQAWHPHLILMDMRMPVMNGYEATARIKASPGGDRVPIVALTANAFEEEHQQARDSGCNDFIRKPFSEEELFDKLRASLNLQYVYEDDVQSPEEEAIADTALLISQLRTMPETWCQQIYYAARQGSDLLILKLIEEMPDSLETLEKALSTWVNDFRFDQIADLIHSAFPEANG, encoded by the coding sequence ATGGTTGGTACTTATCACCTTGAGCTTGTGCTGTTGTCACTGGCGATCGCGGTGATCGCGTCCTATAGTGCGCTGGATTTGGGCGGTCGGGTGAGGTCGGCGCGATCGTGGCTGCGGGCTTTGTGGCTGGTGGGGGGTGCGATCGCCATGGGGAGCGGCATCTGGTCCATGCACTTTGTGGCCATGCTGGCGTTTCAGTTGCCGGTGGCGGTCCAGTATGATGTCACGCTGACTCTGGGCTCGCTGGGGGTGGCGGTGCTGGCGTCGGGGTTTGGGCTGGTGCTGCTGGCTCGCCCCCGTATGGACTGGCTGGTGCTGGCGGGCGGCAGTCTCTCCATGGGGCTGGCGATCGCGGCGATGCACTATCTGGGAATGGCGGCGATGGGGCCGTCGGTGCGCCTGACCTACAATGCGGGCCTGGTGGGGCTGTCGGTGGCGATCGCCATTGGTGCGTCGGGGGCTGCCCTGGGCCTGGCGTTTCAGCTGCGACAGCAAACTGAGCAGCGCCTCATTTGGTACAAGCTCGGCAGCGCCTTGGTGATGGGGGTTGCCATCAGCGGTATGCACTATACCGGTATGCTGGCGACCTGCTTTCTTGCGCAGCCGGGGCCGCTGCCCTCGTCTAGTCCGGCTCTGGCCCCGTCGCTGTTGGCGGTCGGGGTGGGGGCGGCGAGCCTGTTTTTGCTGGCCTTGACCTTGGTGACGTCGCTGTTTGAGCAGCGCCTGGCGGCCCAGCGGCGGCGGGAGCAGACCCTGGTCGAAAGCGAAAACCGCTTTCGGCAGCTGATTCGAGAAATGCAGGTGGGGGTGCTGGTTCTCAATGTGGCTGGGGAGATCGTGGTGGCCAACCAGGCTGTCGAGCGGCTGCTCGAGCTGGATTTGACCGGTCAGGGGGGGAAGTCCTTTCAGGCGCTGGTGAGCCCGGTGTGGCAGCTGCTCCACGAAGACGAAACGCCCTTTTTGCCGGAGGAGTGGCCGATGGCGCGGGCGATCGCGACGGGGGAGCCAGTGCGGGATGTGGTGATGGGCCTAGCGCCGATCCAAGGGGGTGATCGCCGCTGGCTGCTGGTGCACACCGACCCCCACCGAGATGCGGGGGGCGCCCTGGAGCGGCTGGTGTGTACCCTCAGCGATATCACCGCCGAAAAGCAGGCTCAGGTGGCGCTGCGCCGCAGCGAGGAGCGCTTTGCCCTGGCGCTGGAGGGGGTGAATGACGGCATTTGGGACTGGAATCTGTCCACGGGGGAGGTTTACTATTCGCCGCGCTGGCAGCAAATGCTGGGCTACGACACGGTGGATCTCAATCCGTCCTTTGAGTCTTTTATGCAGCTGCTGCATCCGGAGGATCGGGCGGTGATTTTGGCGCAGATCGAGGCCTATTTTGCGCGCCAGATTCCGATCTATGAGGTGGAGTTTCGGGCGGCGCACTGCGATGGCTCCTACCGCTGGATTTTGGCGCGGGGGGCGGCGCTGTGGAATGACCAGGGCGTCCCCTACCGCATGGTGGGGTCTCACACGAATATCACCGATCGCAAGCTCGCTGAGGTGACGCTGTGCCAGCTGATCGAGAAGGAGCGAACGGTGGCCCGCATTGTCCAGCGGATGAGCCAGAGCCTGGAGCCGGCGGTGATTTTTCGCTCGATGACGGAGGAGCTGCGCAGCGCGCTACAGTGCGATCGCGTGCTGGTGGGGCGCTGCGGGCCGGAGGGCAGCGGCCAGATCGAGGCGGAGGCGATCGCGCCCGAGAGCCCCTGGCCGCCTTTTTCGCGGGGGGCGATCGCGGCAAGTCTGGATTTCTCGGCTTTGAGCCGATTTTTGCTGGAGAGCCCTGGCACGCCGGCGATCGCCACGCTCTCCCTGGCGACTGCTTTCCCAACTAGCTGCTGCCTGATCGTGCCGATTCTCGCGCGCGGCCAGCGCTGGGGACTGCTGATCGCGGCGGAGTTTCGGGGCGATCGCCGCTGGCAGGAGACCGAAATCACTCTAACCACCCAAATTGGTAATCAACTGGGCGTAGCGATTCAGCAGGCGGAGCTGTTTGCCAAAACCCAGCAGCAGTCCATCGAGGTGCAGCTAGCCAAGGAGGCAGCCGATAGCGCCAACCGGGCGAAAAGCGAGTTTTTGGCCAATATGAGCCACGAGCTGCGGACGCCCCTCAACGCGATTTTGGGCTTTACGCAGCTGCTCCACCGCGATCGCTCTCTCTCGGCGGCTCACCGGGAATATGTCGAGGTGATTAGCCGCAGCGGCGCGAGTCTCCTCGACTTGATCAATGACATTTTGGAGATGTCTAAGATCGAGGCGGGACGAGTGTTTCTCAATGAGGATAATTTCGATCTTTATCACCTGATCGAGACGCTGGAGGCGCTGCTGAGCGTCAAGGCCCAGGCGAAGGGACTGGAGCTGCGCATCGAGCGATCGCCCCGAGTGCCGCAATATATCAAAGCCGATGAGACCAAGCTGCGCCAGGTCCTGACCAATCTCTTGGGCAATGCCATCAAGTTCACCGAGCGCGGCAAGGTCGTCCTGCGCCTGCGGACCGAAAATGCTCCTGCCCAGGCGGGAGAGGTGCTGGGGACGGGGCTGCTGCTGTGCTTTGAGGTCCAGGATACGGGACCCGGAATTGCGCTCCACGAGCAAGAGCATCTCTTTGACGTGTTCAATCAAACGGCTCTGGGCATCAAGTCGGGAGAAGGGACGGGGCTGGGGCTGCCGATTAGCCAGCGGTTTGTGCAGCTGATGGGCGGCAAGATCTCTCTCGAAAGTGAGATCGGCCAGGGGGCTTTGTTCTCTTTTGTCATACCGGTGCTGTTGGCGGATGAGTCTTTGGTGGTGCCGCTGCGATCGCCCCAGCGGCGCGTGCTGGCTCTGGCCCCCGATCAGCCGCCGACTCGCATTTTGGTGGTCGAGGATCACCCAAAAAGTCGTCTGCTGCTGACGCGGATGCTGACGGCGGTGGGCTTCGAGGTCCACGAGGCAGAAAATGGTCAAGAGGCGATCGCGGCCTGGCAGGCGTGGCATCCCCACCTGATCTTGATGGATATGCGCATGCCGGTGATGAATGGCTACGAAGCGACGGCCCGGATCAAGGCGAGTCCCGGCGGCGATCGAGTGCCCATTGTGGCCCTGACGGCAAATGCCTTTGAGGAGGAGCATCAGCAGGCCCGAGACAGCGGCTGCAATGACTTTATTCGCAAGCCTTTTTCGGAGGAGGAGCTCTTTGATAAGCTGCGGGCCAGCCTGAATCTCCAGTATGTCTATGAAGATGATGTCCAGTCACCCGAAGAAGAGGCGATCGCGGATACGGCCCTGCTGATCTCTCAGCTCCGCACGATGCCCGAAACCTGGTGTCAGCAAATCTATTACGCCGCTCGTCAGGGGAGTGATCTGCTGATCCTCAAGCTGATCGAGGAGATGCCTGACTCCCTAGAAACCCTAGAAAAAGCCCTCTCAACCTGGGTCAATGATTTTCGCTTCGATCAGATCGCCGATCTGATCCACTCTGCTTTCCCCGAAGCCAATGGCTAA
- a CDS encoding Uma2 family endonuclease produces the protein MTQALEQRIYTCEEYLEFEMASEERHEYVNGEIRLMTGGTPDHNELAINLATLLKSALRGKPYRIFGADQRLWIPDRKLYTYPDLMVVEKPLQLQTGRTDTVINPCFIAEVLSKSTQDYDHGEKFSAYRTIESFREYLLIDQYSIHVEHYVKTSANQWLLSEYGDPNVTLSLSAFEAQLEIISLYENIEVDA, from the coding sequence ATGACACAGGCACTTGAGCAACGCATCTATACCTGTGAAGAATATCTGGAATTTGAAATGGCTTCGGAGGAACGCCATGAATATGTGAATGGAGAAATTCGACTCATGACGGGAGGCACACCTGACCATAATGAACTAGCCATTAATCTTGCAACCCTGCTCAAGTCTGCTTTGCGAGGCAAACCCTACCGTATTTTTGGAGCCGATCAACGCCTGTGGATTCCCGATCGCAAGCTTTACACCTATCCTGATTTGATGGTTGTCGAAAAACCCTTACAGCTTCAAACGGGGCGTACTGACACTGTGATCAATCCCTGTTTCATTGCTGAAGTGCTATCCAAATCAACCCAAGATTACGACCACGGCGAAAAGTTTTCTGCTTACCGCACCATTGAAAGCTTCCGCGAGTATCTCCTCATTGATCAGTACAGTATTCACGTAGAACACTACGTCAAAACATCTGCTAATCAATGGCTCCTATCAGAATATGGTGATCCAAATGTTACGTTATCCCTGAGTGCGTTTGAAGCTCAACTTGAAATCATTAGCCTTTATGAAAACATTGAGGTTGATGCTTAA
- a CDS encoding lipopolysaccharide assembly protein LapB produces MRSIPGAVAESSPPASSSTAKCDAEAGQTLELLARDLVYRSQGYAAAGQFDLAARSLEQALLMVPAIGDPFAKTEMVANIAGESGGQPSTMEQMILHASKSQQKEISLALLPKIAAATQALEGEYGVINTKRAILIRLARYYTTLGQTEQARSLLDEAEQLLGRLQGDGFGLIAAPLAEGYAAAGEKSAAIAVLDRAVRQTEAMKTQDQGYLADIYRAIAIGYGKAGAEQPAQRAAERIQVPVVKAKTLAAIARHLAQAGSPAAAETMLTQAQDILSTLPEGSRSDAMAEVALAYAESGQWESARERVGKISSAEVKIRTLAELASISHRANRPEPATTLMADLAAIARTISPFDNGDSLLREISSQYVANQQYELALALSQSLDENLRHDLLLKLVEEASAAGKFAIAQQAAEVIPPGWENQTRYISLRSLAAGYAQAGQYDQAIQLLTQIKDNSNYPSQSLGRVAIAQAYREEGQVDRAADQLTQALKALETLENSPAKLEAMGAIAVTFAQMQQSSQAADAQARALAVAKALNPQGSTSYSVEQLLSQSLKAQEYPLAFRLVEALGDSEERDRPLQMILQQMLDAGELSAVSKAAEKLYNPHQKVAFWLKVADHYRGTGQPEPAAEILAQALAIAQNLTGPDENSFAAAAQIDPSIPVNDEFDRGSLLEAIALRYAEMGRHEAARQAAQSLRSPLDQERLIQRLACYQG; encoded by the coding sequence ATGCGCTCCATCCCTGGGGCAGTGGCGGAGTCCTCTCCTCCGGCGAGTTCTTCGACCGCAAAATGTGATGCTGAAGCGGGCCAGACCCTGGAACTACTGGCGCGGGATTTGGTGTATCGCAGTCAGGGATATGCTGCGGCGGGCCAGTTTGATCTGGCGGCGCGATCGCTCGAGCAGGCGCTGCTGATGGTGCCAGCGATCGGCGATCCCTTCGCGAAAACAGAGATGGTGGCGAACATCGCGGGTGAATCAGGGGGCCAGCCCAGCACGATGGAGCAAATGATTCTCCATGCGTCTAAAAGCCAGCAGAAAGAAATTTCTTTGGCGCTGTTACCAAAGATAGCGGCGGCCACCCAGGCGCTGGAGGGTGAGTATGGGGTGATCAATACCAAGCGGGCTATTTTGATCCGCCTGGCGCGCTACTATACGACCCTGGGGCAGACCGAGCAGGCGCGATCGCTGCTGGATGAGGCAGAGCAGCTGCTCGGGCGGTTGCAGGGAGATGGTTTCGGGCTGATCGCGGCTCCACTGGCTGAGGGATACGCGGCTGCGGGAGAGAAATCGGCGGCGATCGCGGTGCTGGATCGAGCGGTGCGGCAGACAGAGGCCATGAAGACCCAGGATCAAGGGTATCTGGCGGATATCTATCGGGCGATCGCCATCGGCTACGGAAAGGCCGGGGCAGAGCAGCCCGCTCAGCGAGCCGCTGAGCGCATTCAGGTGCCGGTGGTGAAAGCAAAGACGCTGGCGGCGATCGCGCGCCACCTGGCCCAGGCTGGCTCCCCCGCTGCGGCGGAGACGATGTTGACCCAGGCGCAGGATATTTTATCTACGCTGCCGGAGGGATCGCGATCGGATGCCATGGCTGAAGTCGCTTTGGCCTATGCCGAGAGCGGACAGTGGGAGAGTGCCCGAGAGAGAGTGGGCAAGATCTCTTCAGCAGAAGTCAAAATCCGCACGCTGGCAGAGCTCGCGTCGATCAGCCATCGCGCTAATCGGCCCGAACCCGCGACAACACTCATGGCAGATTTGGCGGCGATCGCCCGGACGATCTCTCCTTTTGATAATGGGGATAGTTTGCTGCGAGAGATCTCTAGCCAGTATGTAGCCAATCAGCAGTATGAGCTGGCGCTGGCGCTGAGCCAATCTCTAGATGAAAACCTGCGGCACGATCTCCTTCTCAAGCTGGTTGAAGAAGCCAGTGCAGCTGGAAAGTTTGCGATCGCCCAGCAAGCGGCTGAGGTGATTCCGCCGGGCTGGGAGAACCAGACGCGCTATATCAGCCTCAGGTCCCTGGCTGCGGGCTATGCCCAGGCGGGGCAGTATGACCAGGCGATTCAGCTGCTCACTCAGATCAAAGACAACAGCAACTATCCCAGTCAGTCTCTTGGGCGAGTTGCGATCGCCCAGGCCTACCGAGAAGAGGGCCAAGTCGATCGAGCCGCTGACCAGCTCACCCAGGCGCTGAAGGCGCTGGAAACGCTGGAAAATTCGCCAGCGAAACTGGAGGCCATGGGCGCGATCGCAGTGACGTTTGCGCAGATGCAGCAGTCATCGCAGGCTGCCGACGCCCAGGCCCGCGCTTTGGCGGTGGCGAAGGCGCTCAATCCCCAGGGCTCGACTTCCTATAGCGTGGAGCAGCTGCTGAGCCAGTCTCTCAAGGCCCAAGAATATCCGCTGGCCTTCCGGCTAGTAGAGGCGCTGGGGGACTCTGAGGAGCGCGATCGCCCCTTGCAGATGATCTTGCAGCAAATGCTGGATGCGGGAGAGCTGTCAGCGGTGTCAAAAGCCGCTGAGAAACTCTATAACCCCCATCAAAAAGTTGCTTTTTGGCTCAAGGTCGCAGACCATTACCGGGGAACCGGGCAGCCTGAGCCAGCGGCGGAAATTTTGGCCCAGGCCCTGGCGATCGCCCAAAATCTGACCGGCCCAGACGAAAATAGCTTTGCGGCGGCGGCCCAGATCGATCCGTCGATTCCGGTCAATGATGAGTTTGACCGAGGGAGTTTGCTCGAAGCGATCGCCCTCCGCTATGCAGAAATGGGCCGCCATGAGGCGGCTCGCCAAGCGGCGCAGTCCTTGCGATCGCCCCTGGATCAAGAGCGCCTGATTCAGCGTTTGGCCTGCTATCAAGGCTAG